caattccagaaaaataaacgacccaatcaaaaaatgggccaaagaactaaatagacatttctccaaagaagacatacggatggctaataaacacatgaaaagatgctcaacatcactcattattagagaaatgcaaatcaaaaccacagtgaggtaccacttcacaccagtcagaatgtctgcgatccaaaaatctgcaagcaataaatgctggagagggtgtggagaaaagggaaccctcctacactgttggtgggaatgcaaactagtacagccactatggagaacagtgtggagattccttaaaaaattgcaaatagaactaccttatgacccagcaatcccactgctgggcatacacaccgaggaaaccagacttgaaagagacacatgtaccccaatggtcatcacagcactgtttataataaagaggacatggaaacaacctagatgtccatcagcagatgaatggataagaaagctgtggtacatatacacaatggagtattactcagccgttaaaaagaattcatttgaatcagttctgatgagatggatgaaactggagccgattatacagagtgaagtaagccagaaagaaaaacaccaatacagtatactaacacatatatatggaatttaggaagatggcaatgacgaccctgtatgcaagacagggaaagagacacagatgtgtataacggacttttggactcagagggagagggagagggtgggatgatttgggagaatggcattctaacatgtatactatcatgtaagaattaaatcgccagtctatgtctgacgcaggatacagcatgcttggggctggtgcatggggatgacccagagagatgttatggggagggaggtgggaggggggttcatgtttgggaacgcatgtaagaattaaagattttaaaatttaaaaaataaataaataaataaataaataataataaaagaaacttcAAGTGTACTTTTTGAACAACTTTTCTCTGTAGGGTTCCCTGAAGATTTTTTATACCCTTGTTTATTGCTCCCCATCTTTAGTAAAGATTGCTCTGTTTTGtagatttacattttatattcactttcacttacagtCATGGTGTGCTCTCTCTATAAATTAACACTCCCTTACTTCATTCCTCCCTCAAACATGTTACTATTGTTCAATCTTTTAGAAGAGAAATTGTGTGAAGCAAAGTTTTGATGATAAAGGGAAAGCAGTATCCAGTtaaaacatcaaaaagaaaacacaataccCAAGGAAGAAAATTTACTTTGGTACCAATATTATAGTATGAACCAATGATTCTCCTGTATGTACGTGTGCTTAGTTGCGCAGTCtttttcaactctttgtgacaccatggactgtagcctgccaggctccactgtccatgggattctccagacaagtatactgaagtgggttgccatttcctactccaagagatcttcctgactcaggtactgaacctgaaactcttgcgtctcctgcattggcaggcagattcttaatctcCAAACCACCTCGGAAGCTCATCCTCCTGTATGGGCACTTTATTGTAGTTAATGTTGTAAGGTGAAGGTAGATACCATTCTTCTTTATGTAGAGGGTATAATTTCACACAAAAAATTAAGATTACTCATTACCACAGTTCTGCCAATCACCTGGGATGAGTTTTTAAAGAGGAACCCaggattgttatttttatttttattttggcaatAAAGGGGATCAAGGTGCTTAAAATAGCAAATTCTGTGCTAGAAGTTGAACACATTTTTCGTGGTTGCAGTATCTGGTTAGGAAGTGGGGATCTACGCAAGTTACCTAGATATTTAACCAGCCCCTTTGagtttgttttgatttctgtaaCATTGTAGTTAGAGTAATTCTGAGACAGGGTAGGAAATGGTGCAGGACCTGCTAGCCTTGGGAAAGATGTAGAGTCAGAAGCCTATGCTTTGAAAGCTGCACTTCTGAatttgtgcattttcttttttattcttaatatttgTGAAACCAGGGAAATTAGGCAGGAAAAAAGACATAAAGACATCCAAGTTGGAAATAAAGAGGTCAAATAATCtctattttcagatgacatgattttataaACAGAGGAAACTATGAGGAAGCCACAAAATACCTGCTAATTCTAAGTTTAGCAAAATTGCAGATAAGAGATCAATATTAAAAACTCagctgtatttctatacactagcagTAAACAATACTAAATTGAAATCAAGAAAACAGTTATAGCttcaaaaatgataaaacactTAGGAACAAATTTGATCAAGGAAGTGCAAAATGTGTACATGAAGAACTATAAATACTGTGGAAAGAAATTGCTCTGTGTGTATAGTTTCACATTTACAAGATGAAAAACTTCTGGAGAACTATTTCATAGCACTATAAATAAACTTAGAACCACTGaactttagatttaaaaaatgaataagatgacaattttcacattatttttgtttacctcaattaaaatactgcattattttaaaaataaattacagacaccttaaataaatggaaagacatccgtgttcatggattggaagaaaacTTTGTTAATATGGCAATGTTCTTAAAATTTATCTTcatactattattatccctatcAAATTCCAACTGCCTTTTATTTTGTAGAAATGTACGTCATGATTCTAAAACTCATAAAAATTGTAAGGGATTGGGGACAAAGTCAAAGAAAATATACTTTCTAATGTCAAAACTTAATATAATGCTATAGTAGTCAAAAGTGTGGTACTGACACGATGAAAGACATATATATCAATGGTATAAAATTGAGAGTCCAAAAATAAACCAGTGCACCTATGGTCTATTGATTTTTGAACAGTGCCAGGATCATCCAAAGGGGAAATAGTATTTTCAAGAAATAGTGCTTGCAAATGAATGAATTTGGGATTCTacttcacaccatacacaaaatttaaTACAAGATGTATCAAAAGTCTAAATGCAAAGGATAAAATTATTGACAACTCCAGATTCTTAGCTATGTCACCAATAACAAAagcagcaaaaggaaaaatagataaattagatttaataataaaaaaatcctTTCTGTGCATCAAAGGATTCTATCAAGAAAGTTAAAAAGACAATCCATAGAATGGGGGAAATATTTTGCAAATCATTACATCTGATAAGGGATtctatctaaaatatatacatgtctTACAACTTAGTACTAAAAAGACAATCCAAGTAAAAACTGGGTTAAGGGTCTGTTAGACATTTTTACTGAAGAAGTTATCCAAATTGCCAagaagcacatgagaagatgctcaacatcattagggaaatgcaaataaaattcaaCATGATTTTGATCACTCCAAAATCACCTCATTAAgatttctataataaaaaagatagacaataacaaggatgtgaagaaattagaacactcatacattgctggtcaGTATAAAAAATGCTGAAGCCACTTTGGAAAGCTgtctggaagtttctcaaaaagttaaacatagacttACTATATAGTTCAGTGGTTCTACTCCTAGCTATATAAgtaggagaaaggaaaacatacatgtacacaaaaacttgtacacaaatgtttatagcattatttataattgataaaacagaaacaactcaAAAATTCAACAAACAATGTAGTGTTTCAATGCAATAtaatattattcatccataaaagaAATGTAGTAATGATACacgctacaatatggatgaatctgaaaaattattctaagaaaagaagccagacacaaaaggccatgtATTGCGTTATTCCATTTCTATGAagtatccagaataggcaaacaCATAGATACAGAAAGCAAATTAGTTGCCAGGGCCCAGTGGTGGGACTGGTTGAGGGGAATGGACAGAGACCTCTCACTGGTACTTTCTTCTTTTGGTAACGAAAATATCATGGGATTAGATAGTGGATAGTGATAgtggttgcacaacattgtgaatatactaaaaccataGAATCATGCATTCTGAAATGGctgaaatggtgaattttatgcttattttatctcagtgcaaattttaaaaaatattttcatgaacaccacaatagaaaaaaaagcaTTATAATATTTCACTAACTGCAATTTGGAGATATAACAAACTATAATCATCtttgaagataatttttattaAGATAAATCCAATAAAGTGTTGTGAATACACATTATCAGAACTTCCATTCTGAAAtaaacatttgtatttcttttaaaaatagaatttcaatTGCATTTTTCCCAAGTAATATCACAGGTATGCTTGGGAAAGATAATTCTTACTCTTACCATTACATGAAAACAGTTCACTTTCTTTATAAAAACAACCTAGAGAACCACAAGAATTTTTGAGGAAATTCTTTTGGGATCTCTCCACTTTGTGAAATTATCACATATAggagtaaaattaaaattcaaagatTTAACATATAAATTACAGAAAAGGGTATTCACTGACAAAGTTGAAAGCATAGTTTTTCTATATATTCCATCATTATAATTACAAAGTTTATAGATAATAATTCAATGTTAGGAAATTTGTGActaatgaacagtatgaagatgtTTTGAAACTAAATTGATGTTAAAGAAAAGCTGTGtctataaaatatttgataaaaatattcatctCTATTAACATTATAACATAGAGGTACATATTACCAAACTATGAAACCATATAGGGCAGCTTTAAGCAATACTCTGAGACTCTTCTTTTTTGATCTCTTCTCTTTTAGTTATTTTTCCAATTTCAGCCTTGCtttcatcttttacatctcctccatctttgtttccattttctttctcttttccttctttctttttttcatcttccttCTCATTTCCACCATCATCCCTTTTTctatcttcatccttttttccaGCTTCTCCcacttttccatctcttttatcttttccatcttcagattctttgccatcttctcctttccctttcccatcttcattctcttttttctctcttttttctttttcatctttttcctctttaccatcttctcctttcccttttctatcTTTACCCTCTTTTCCATCTCCAGTTTCTttcttgtcttcttcttcttttccatcttcttgtttctcttttctcccctcatcttttttttcaacttctttcccttttccatctTTGTCCTCCTCTacatcttttcctttcatttcttccttattttgatCTCCATCTCCTTTTTGATCTTCTTTTTGATCTTCTTTTCCATCTTTTGCCActgcctctttcttttcttctccttcttctttgatatcttcatttttttcttcttttatttcctctatttctctttcaGGAACTGGTGCCTATAATGAatatcaaacaaaaaaaacaagattatatttgtaaatatgGAACCAAGACAGAATTATAGCTATTATTAAAGAAAGTACTTTCCCTGTGGAAAAGGCCTCCTAAAAAACATGTCATAAGGAAGTATTATATGAAATAGGATTAATTAAAGTATCTCTACATAATCACGCACAAACAGATATTTGGaacaataaatttggaaaaacctattaatataaataattgtcATTACAAATATGAGGAAACAgagtaaatacagaaaaaataacaTATTCTCTATCAATAATTCTCAATGAgtagtatacacatatacaaaatatatttcttgaagaaataatacattttatttctatgttgGTGATATTTAGGTTTACTTTGTAAAAAGTTAGTTGAAAAGACTTTTACCAGATATCATAGGATCAGTTACAAAAGATTTTCCCTATATGCACAGGTTTGATTTATAGATTTGGCATTAAAccccattttcattgttttaactaTAATATTGAAAAATGTGATAAGATAAATATGCAAAGCAAGATCTATTGGAAACATAAACATACTGATCTCCTTTGCAATCTGAAGAGGGAAAAAGACTCATATGATCTCGAAAAGGGATTTACAAATAGCCCATGTACTGACAAAAGGAATACAGGATCAGTCTATATTTAGTAGGACAGTCATTAGATTATCAAGATCACTGGCATTGTTCTATTAATATCAGTGCTAACCCACTGCTCCCATACCCATTACTGAAAATTCTCaaatattaaattcattttatttctttttctcttatttaccaCTATAGTATATGCTGTATACAGAATGTATGtgtccctcaaaattcatatgatgAAACCTAATTTCCAATGTGATGGAATTTGGAGGTGAGGTCAATGGGAGGTGATTTGGTTATGAGGGTAGAGCCTAATAAAAGGGATTTatgtccttataaaagaggcGCCAGAGAGCTCTCTCACCCTTTCTATGGTGtcaggacacagcaagaagactgCCATCCATAAACTAGGAAGCAGGTCctctgttcatttcagttcagttaagtcgctcagtcgtgtccgactctttgtgaccccatgaaccgcagcaaggcaggcctccctgtccatcaccaattcctggaggtTAcctaaaatcatgtccattgaatcagcgataccatccaaccatttcatcctctgttgtccccttctcctcctgccttcaatctttcccagcatcagggtcttttcaaatgagtcagcacttcgcatcaggtggccaaattattggagtttcagcttcaacgtcagtccttccaatgaacacccaggactgatctcctttaggttggactgttTGGATATCCTtagagtccaaaggactctcaagagtcttctccaacaccacagtttaaaagcatcaattcttcagcgctcagttttccttatagtccaactctcacatccatacatgaccactggaaaaactatagccttgattagatggacctttgttgacaaagtaatgtctgtgcttttcagtatgcaatctagcttggtcataactttctttccaaggggtAAGAgtcataatttcatggctgcagtgattttggagccccctaaaataaagtcagccactgtttccactgtttcgccatctatttgccataaagtgatgggaccgg
The genomic region above belongs to Ovis canadensis isolate MfBH-ARS-UI-01 breed Bighorn chromosome X, ARS-UI_OviCan_v2, whole genome shotgun sequence and contains:
- the HMGN5 gene encoding high mobility group nucleosome-binding domain-containing protein 5; amino-acid sequence: MPKRKAAGQGDMKQEPKRRSARLSALPVPIIPDLKPKRTSTPRKMKTKNDMMGKNTDASAKTVAETKKEVVKEYKNETTENGGAKIIEAPVPEREIEEIKEEKNEDIKEEGEEKKEAVAKDGKEDQKEDQKGDGDQNKEEMKGKDVEEDKDGKGKEVEKKDEGRKEKQEDGKEEEDKKETGDGKEGKDRKGKGEDGKEEKDEKEKREKKENEDGKGKGEDGKESEDGKDKRDGKVGEAGKKDEDRKRDDGGNEKEDEKKKEGKEKENGNKDGGDVKDESKAEIGKITKREEIKKEESQSIA